The nucleotide sequence TGGTTCTTCTATGGCGAATTTGCAAGTGGTTTTAGACCCACAAGTCCCCTCTTATGACAGTTTATTACAACAAATTAACACGGGGGCTTCTGTCGTCGTGACAGGCACTCTAGTCCCTTCCCCCGGAAAAGGACAACGCATAGAACTCAAAGCCACCTCAGTCACCCTCTACGGCGAAGCTGACCCCGAAACCTATCCTCTACAAAAAAAACGTCATTCCTTTGAATTTCTGCGAACGATCGCTCATCTTCGAGGACGTACCAATACCCTCGGGGCAGTTATGCGGGTTCGCAATGCTTGTGCTAATGCCATACATCGCTTTTTTCAAGAGAGAGGCTTTCTCTGGGTCCATACCCCCATTATTACCGCCAATGACTGTGAAGGGGCAGGAGAATTATTTACCGTAACCAATCTAGATTTAAAAAAACTCCCCCGCAACGAACAACAAGGGATTGATTTTAGTCAAGATTTTTTTGGTAAACGCGCCTATCTAACCGTTAGTGGTCAACTCGAAGCGGAAATTATGGCCCTGGCCTTTCAAAATGTTTATACCTTTGGCCCTACCTTTCGAGCAGAAAACTCGAATACTTCCCGCCATTTAGCTGAATTTTGGATGGTTGAGCCGGAAATGGCTTTTTGTGACTTAGATGGGGATCAAGACTTAGCAGAAGCTTTTCTTAAATACATTTTTAAATCTGTCCTCGATAGCTGCCTCGAGGATATGGAGTTTTTTAACCAACGTATTGATAATACGGTTTTAGAAACTGCTGAGAATATCATTAACAATGAATTTGGACGCATTACTTATACTGAAGCTATCGAATTACTCGAAAAAGCTGACCGTAAATTTGAGTATCCGGTCGAATGGGGCATTGATTTACAATCAGAACATGAACGATATTTAGCCGAAGAATTGTTTAAAAAGCCGCTCATTGTGACGAATTATCCTAAAGATATTAAGGCCTTTTATATGCGTCTCAATGATGATAATAAAACTGTAGCGGCGATGGATGTTTTAGCACCTAAAATTGGTGAAATTATTGGAGGTTCTCAACGGGAAGAACGCTTAAATGTCCTCGAAGAACGAATCAAACAAATGGGGATGTTGCCCGAGGATTTATGGTGGTATTTAGATCTGCGGCGTTTTGGTACGGTTCCTCATGCCGGTTTTGGTTTAGGGTTTGAACGAGTAGTCCAGTTTATGACCGGCATGGGCAATATCCGCGATGTGATTCCTTTCCCTCGCACTCCTTTAAGCGCAGACTTTTAAATATTAGTCATTAGTCATTAGTCATTAGTCATTAGTCATTGGTCATTGGTCATTAAATCTCATTTGTATAACTATTAACGGTTTGCTACTAACGACTATTGACTATTGACTATTGACTATTGACTATTGACATTACTCAATGGTAATCGATTGAGGTCCGCTTCCATTGGCCGCAGGCGTATCAGAATCCTGAGAATAAGTCGAGATTCCCTGTTTCTCTAACCAGGTTTTGAGGGGATCTTCAGAGAGTCTTAACCTAAATACTCCTGAGACAAAGCCTCCTAGAAAAGCGATGGGTTGTCCAATGGCTTCTTTAATCAAGGGCTGTAATTCATCGAAGAACATAGTAAATCTCCTCAAGGGGGACAATCATCATGTTAAGTTAATTTAAGCTGTATTGATAAAAAAGGAAATTGAGTTAAAAAACCGTTAACAATTTTTCTCCCACTGATAAGCGTGTCCCATTAACAAAATCTTGACCTGACTGAGGACGTTTGCCGGCTAATTGCACTTGTAACAACAACAACAGTCCCTCACCAGTTTGCACCACTGGGCCGAATTTTTTAATAATACTCACTACTTCCCCAGGACTACCTGCCAAAGATGATAAACTTGCCCATTGGGCTTGGAGTTTTTGCAGAGCCGGGGGAAGTTGTGACCAATAGGCTTCTCCTAGCGGCGCAGTAGCGAGAATTTTTAAGGGTTGTTCGCGAAAAGTGGTTAGACAATTGGGATAAAATCCTCGGATTTGATGATGAATTTGTCGCGCCTGACGAGTCCAATCTATAAAATAGTCGGTTTTTTGGATCGGGGGGGCATAGGTTGCGGCTTGTGAATTTTGCGCCTCGGGTTCAAGTTCTCCTTTTGCGAGTTTGAGTAAGGTTTCTACTAATAAATCTGCCCCTATTTGAGCAAGCTTAACACCAACTTCAACGGCATTGTCTAACAATCCTATGGGGGTATAAGCTTTCAGTAACATCGCCCCGGTGTCCATTCCTTCATCCATCAGCATTGTCGTAATACCGGTTTGAGTATCCCCATGATAGACACTCCACTGAATCGGGGCGGCACCTCGATATTGGGGTAAAATTGAGCCATGAACATTAATACAAGCCAGTTTAGGCATTTGTAAAATTTCCGGCGAGAGAATTTGACCATAGGCCACCACCGCAAAAGCATCCGCCTCAGTTTCTCTAAGTTTTGTTAGGGTAGCTTGACTTTTTTTAACCCGTTTAGGTTGCCAGATGGGAAGATTATGGTCTAGGGCTAATTTTTTGACCGGAGAAGGCAGCAATTGCTTTCCTCTTCCTTGAGGTTTATCAGGTTGGGTAACGACAGCGATCACCTCTAGGTCCGCATGTTGCAGCAGACGTTCTAAACTGGGTACAGCAAATTCAGGAGTTCCGAAAAAGACTACGCGCATTTTTAATTAATGACCTTTATTTTCAGTTATTAATCCTAAAATTTTTGACTACACCTTAATTTCCATTTCCCCAAGTTAAGCGCCCCCACCAAAACAGCATTAGAATTCCCATAGCAATCCAGTCTCCTCTACCTAAGCGTAACAGATGCCACTCGACTCGATGCTCATTGGCACTGGTAAAGCCTCTAATATCCATAGCAATAGAAATTTGTTCAGCCCGCATGAGTAAATTATCTAATAATCGTTCTACCACCATCAACCACACCTGCAAACTACGTTTAATTCCCAATTTTTGCCAATTAATCGCCCGTGTTCGAATTGAACGCGCTAAATTTTGGACTTCTTCTAGCACTAAGGGAATAAAACGGAGAGAAAGGGTTAATGTCAAAACAATTTCTGTGACCGGAATTTTAAATCGCCGTAGAGGACTCATTAATTCATCTAATCCGGCAGTAATCTCTTCTGGCGCAGTGGTTAATAGATAGAGATTGGTACTATAAATTAAGGTAAAAATTAAGGTACTCACTCTTATTCCCAATTCTAAAGAGCGGCGAGTAATGGTGAACGTAAATTTATCAAGTAAAACATAGTGAGCAACAACATAGTGATAGGATGTAGGTTGAGGTAAGTTTAAATCGGCGGATGGAAAACGAGGTTGAGAGCTAGTGGCTAACCCATCAGGAGTTAGAGTTGTAATTATAAAAACCAAAATACTTAAAGCTAATAACCAGCCCATCTGTTGCCGCCACACTCGCGTAGGAATAGCCGCAAAAGCGGTTAATAATAAAAGGATTCCCACCAAGACTAAACGCCATTCAGGATTCGCTAATAAAGGAGCGGCTAAAAAAGACATTAACCAGGCTAATTTTACTCTAGGGTCTAGTTTATGTAACCAAGTAACCGGTTTTTCTAGATAAAGTCCGATGGGAAGTGAACGCAATAAATCCATATTTATTATTTAGGAAACAGCGAAAATGCAAGAGGTAGGAGGCAAAAGGCTACTAATAACTAATGATTAAACCCTCGTTGCTCGATTTCCTGTTCTTTCTACTTCTCTAGCCGATTTCCCTCGCCATATCAGGCGGATAGGTGTACCTTTAAATCCTAATTGTTGTCGAAATTGATGCTCAATATAACGGCGATAATTCTCATTAAATCGTTGTGGGTCATTCACGAATAAGGTAATCGTTGGCGGCTGACTTTTTACCTGAGTTCCATAATAAATTTTTCCCTGTTTTCCTTGACGACTGGTAGGGGGTGTATGCCAACTGACGGCTTCTTGAATGACTTCATTAATCACGGCGGTACTAACCCGACGACGATGAGATTCGGCGGCTTGATCCACTAAATCTAAGATTTTTTCTACCCGTTGACCGGTTAAGGCACTGACAAAAATCATTTCTGCCCAATCCATAAAATACAAGCGGGAACCTAAGATTTTTTGGTACTCATAAATGGTATAAGAATCTTTTTCTACAGCATCCCATTTATTAACGACTAAAATGGTGGCTCGTCCTTCATCAATAATCCGTCCGGCTAATTTTAAATCTTGGTCAGTAATTCCATCGAGGGCATCCACCACAAAGAGAACCACATCTGAGCGGCGAATCGCTTTAAAAGCCCGATTAATGCCGAAAAATTCGGCTCCGTATTCGACATTTTTTTTGCGACGTATACCGGCGGTATCAATTAAGCGATAATGCTGCCCATTTCTCTCAATAATGGTATCAATTGTATCTCGAGTTGTTCCCGAAATGGGGCTAACAATTGCCCGTTGTTGTCCCGTAAAGGCATTGAGTAAACTTGATTTACCCACATTAGGACGGCCCACAATTGCCACTTTAATTTCGTCGTTTTCTGGTACCTCTCCACTGAGAGGTAAATAGGTAATTAATTGATCTAATAAATCCCCTGTTCCATTGCCATGAATAGCCGATATCGGGTAAGGTTCTCCTAGTCCTAATTCCCAAAATTGAGAGGCTTGAATAATTCCTTGTTCTACCGATTCGCATTTATTAACGGCTAAAAGAACGGGTACGGATTGAGAACGCAACCAATCGGCAATTTCTTGGTCTCCGGCGGTGGGTCCGCTTTGTCCATCTACGACAAAAATGGCTGCGTTCGCTTCCGTTAAAGCCGCCATCGCTTGCTCTCGAATCAGGGGCAAAAATTCGGTATCATCATCAAACACTAACCCGCCGGTATCCACCACTTGAAAGTCACGGTCTTGCCAAAATGCGGGGCGGTAAGTGCGATCGCGGGTAATCCCCGGTTCATCGTGAACGATCGCCTGTTGATCTCCGGCCAGACGATTAACCAAGGTCGATTTCCCTACATTAGGACGACCAATAATAGCAACTATAGGAAGAGGCATAAGCAATTAACAATTAAAAAATACTCTTTATAAATTGTAGCTAAATCTCAAGACGATTTTTTCTTGAAAAAAAGGAGGATCAACCCGGTCTTGAAAAAAAGGAGTTTTAAACAAGGGTCTAGCTATTCTACAACAATACGCCACTCATGGATTTCATACTCAACACATTTATTTTCTATCAGAGGATCGTGCTTGACAATCTTTTGTGCTTCTTCTAATGAATTTGCTTCAAAGAGCAACATTCCGCCCCCTAATTCTCCCCAATAGCCGGTTTTCGCTTTATGACCTTTATCGATGAGATTTTTTACGTAAGCCTTATGAGCCGGCACATATTGATCAAACGTCTTTTTTTCAACGATTCCGCGTTCTATTTTCACAAACCAAGGCATAGTCACAATTCCCAGTTTTACTGATTTTCAATGGTCTATTAGTTCGTATTTTTACCTCTAAAGGCAGACTCGAGGGAAATTTTAATCTCTCTTATTAACAAGCTTATAGCCGCTCTCTGAACATGAATCCTTATCGATACTTTTTTATTTTCTCATATTTTGGGTTTTTTTGTGAAGGCGTTTAGGGCTTTTTCTGGGAAAATGACGCTATAATGTAAGGTTATGTTATGAATTTAAGATGAAGCCTGGAACACAATTATTTTTTATTGCTCTGTTGCCTCCTGATGAGGTACAACAAGCCGCTAATGAGATTAAACACCACTTCGCTGAGGTCTATCATAGTCGTGCCGCTTTCAAGTCTCCCCCTCATATTACTTTACAACCTCCCTTTGAGTGGGCAACAGATAATTTAACGGTACTAAGCGAACATTTATCCGAATTTGCTCAAAATCATGCCCCTATTCCCTTGGTTTTAGATGGCTTTGCCGCCTTTAAACCTCGGGTAATATTTATTAACGTGCTTAAAACTCCAGAATTGTTAGCACTACAAAAAAATTTAAGCGATTATCTGGAGTCATCTTTAAATATTGTCCATTTGCCCTCGAAAAATCGTCCTTTTTCCCCTCATCTTACGGTGGCTTACAAAGATTTAACTAAAGCGAATTTTTATAAGGCTTGGCCAGAATTTGCCGAACGTTCTCTACACTTTGAATTTACCGTTCCTCAAATCACTTTATTAATTCATCAAGAAAAAAAATGGCAGATTAAGCAAGAGTTTTCTTTAGTCATTAGTCATTAGTCAGATGTTAGTTGTTGAGTGCTAACGGGTATTTGACTCTTCCTAATGGTATAACTAATTTTGTCTAGCTAGTTTTACAGATTGAGCAAGAGTGAAATTAAGCCTAGAGATAGGTGTTGACAGAATAAAATATTAATTAGTCTTGAAAAGTAAAAGCAAAATTTTAGATTAAAAACACTTCAGTTATCAAGTTTTAAAAAACTATTAGGTGGGTTATGAAACAGGCTTGGTTATCAAATCCAATTAAGTACAGTATTGCTGCTGTAACCGGTGCTATCCTTGCTTTAGGACTGGGTTCTCAAGTCGCTTTGTCTCAGCGCGTCGTTAATATTAACCCCAGTTTAGACGACCAAGGTGTCCCTTCAGACACTTCCATTAATGGCGTATTTGAACCCACTAACGGCGTGGGAATTGATCCTAGGACGGTTAGAATTTTCCTCAATAATCAAGATGTCACGAGAAACAGTACCATTACTAACAGCTTCTTTAGCTATCGTCCTCAGCAAAATTTACCGGCGGGAACTAATACGGTTCGGGTGCAATATCAAAATACTCAGGGACAAAATCGAGTAGTAAGCTGGAATTTTACAGTAGACCAAAATAATGCTCAACAGACAAGCGGCTACCCAACCGCAACTAACCAATCTTTAAGGCCTTTGTTTACTAGCCACCGTAGCGGCGACGAAATTAATACTAGAGGCTTTACCTTACAAGGCCAAACTGAACCTAATGCCACAGTGGATGTTAAAGTTACCTCCGAGTTACCCGTTTTAGGCGGTGTCTTTAATGTAAAAGTTGGTCAATCTACTTTAATTGATCAAACGGTGAAAGCCGATAATAATGGCTATTTTGAGGTTCAAGTCCCTCCCCCGTCTCCTGTCACTTCAGGTTTGCGTTATAACGTTAAAGCAGTGGCGAATAATAATAATCAAACCAGCCAACCAGTTGAGTTAACGTTGGTGCAAGAATAGTCCTACAGGTTAAAGTCTGAAGCGATAGAAACTCAGCCCGCCTAGGCGGGCTATTATTGTTTTATGATGGTGGTGGGATTTTTGACGTATCTAATCTCATGATTTATAATTACTTTGCCACTGTGGCTCCTTCGTTAGAAATGATCGCTCTACAAGAATTAGAACAACTGGGAGCTAAAGAAATTATGCCCGAGGTGAGCGGAATTCGTTTTCAAGGAGACAAAAAGTTACTCTATCGAGTTAATCTTTGGGCGAGAACTATTTTTAGAGTGTTGTTGCCTATTGCTGAGGTGAAAAGTTTTAATGCTGAACAACTTTACAAGAGTGTTAAAAAAATTGATTGGGAGAATTATTTACAGCCCGAGCAAACTTTAGCTATTCATTGTACCGGCAGCAATCAACATTTGAATCATTCTCATTTTACGGCTCTACAAATTAAAAATGCTATCATCGATCAACAGCGCGAGAAGTTTGGTAAACGGTCTAGTGTAGATGTTCAACAGCCGGATCTTTTAATTAATGCTCATATTTATCAAAATAATTGTATTCTCAGTTTAGATAGTTCGGGTGAGAGTTTACATCGTCGCGGCTATCGTGCGGCTATGGGGTTAGCTCCCCTAAAAGAAACCCTGGCGGCGGCTATGCTAGAACTGGCACAATGGACTCCTCAGTTAGCTTTGTTTGATCCTTTGTGTGGTTCGGGTACATTACCATTAGAAGCGGCTTTAAAAGCCTTGAATATTGCCCCCGGTTTATTTCGTCAACGCTTTGGCTTTCAAAGTTGGTTAGATTTTGATCAAGCGTTGTGGCAAGATTTACTGAGGGAAGCCAAGGAAAGCCGCACCTCGATTTTATCGGCTCCCATTATCGGTAGTGATCGTTGTGCCCAAGTCATTCAACAAGCTTATAGTAATGCTCAAGCTTGCGGCGTGAGTGATCAAGTTCAGTTTATTCAAAGGGAATTATCAGAAGTGGAAGCCCCTGCCAGTGAGGGAATTATTATTTGTAATCCTCCTTATGGTAAGCGCGTGGGGAATCCTCAAGAATTAGGGTCTTTATATAAGCAACTTGGGGATATTTTTAAACAGCGTTTTAAGGGTTGGACGGCTTATCTTCTGACTGGAAATAAAGAGTTATCTAAACAAGTTGGGCTGAAAACTTCTCGGCGGATTCCGCTTGATAATGGTGGCTTACCCTGTACTTTATTGAAATATGAATTGTATTAAGTTTAGATTATTTTCAACCTGGACACAGGAGAATTAACTGGCGAACAATTTTACAATCTCTGTCAAGCAATCAAGAAATGTTGACGATGTAAATAAATGTAAAATTTTTTGCTCTCTTCTGACGGCTGACTCCTGATTTCCTGGGTCACAAGCAAAAGCTACCTACTTTACAGTTAACTTTAATTAAGCTCCACTTACTTATAAGATTTTGAGTTTTGGTGGGTTGTGTAGGCAATTGACATAATATTTATAAAATAGCTATTTTCGCTAAAATTCTCAGAAATTAGTAAAAATACGGAAATGATTCCATAGCCTTGAAAGTATAATAGTTAATAACAAAAGACGTAAAAGACTATGTTAAAGTTTAAATATAAATTGTTGACGGGCATAATTTTAACCGCTACTTTTTTCTGTTTAGCTGGTGTAGCTGAAGCGGTTACTTTTACTTTCCCCAGTTCTCTTAAGGGTAAAAAAACAGCAATTTTTTCCCAAGAAGGATTGTCTTTAACCCTTAGTAATGCCACGAGTGATAATAATAATTTAATTGATGCTGATGTGGATGGATTACTTTTCGACAATCCCTATAATAGTATGTCGGCTCTAAAGATTAAATTTAGTGAATCAGTAACCATCACATCTTATACGATTAGCTATTCCAACGGGCAATTTGCTAAGGGAGGACAGTCTCTTAGCATCGGTTCTGTCCCCCATCTTTCCACTGGTTTAGGAACTCATGATACTGATATTTTCGTTAATACCAACACATTTATAAGTTTGTTTGAAAGCTCAGGAATTATGGATGTCCAGGGCGCATTTAACATTTCTAAAATTACAGTTACACCAACACCTGTTCCTGAACCCTCAATAATTTTAGGATTACTCAGCTTGAGTTCGGTCGGTTTTTTGGGCAAAAGAAAAGGTTAATAAAATTATCTTTAGCTGCATTGAGGCTGTTTTTGTGTCGCTTCTAGGACAGCAAGCTCAACCGTAACCAAATAGGATATGATCAAAAAGCCCCCTGCTTATAGTCACAAGGGGTAATACTTCAATAAAAAAACACAATAGACAATGCTTGCTTTTGCTAGAATTAGGCAATTATAGCGATGTTAATTCCTTCTACCGGGAAATCGGCTGCCTTCCAAGCAGCCAAACCTCCTTCTAATTCTGTAACATTGATATAACCAACTTCAAGCAATAAAGCGGCGGCCTCAGTAGTGACTTCATCGGTATAGCCATAAATATAAATGTCGCGGCTAAGTTCGAGAGAGGTTAAACATCTCCTGACCAGTTCATTCATGGGCATAGATACCGCCCCGGTGATATGACTAATGTTATAGTCTTTTCTGTCTCTAACATCAATGATGGTTAAAGCAGGTTCTCCCCAGTCAAGACGGTTTTTTAAGTCGTAAATTCGAGACTTCGCTTTCAACGTTCGTGGAATAGGTATTCCAGCTAAAACACTCATAAACTTTTCTATCTTATTAACATTGCTTATTTCGTAAGGTAACAATTATTTTCAGTTTTGTAAATTTTTATTGAAAAATCTAGACAAAAGTGAGCAAATCTACTTATTGCCGGGAGCAAGCTTTTCTCCTACTCCCAAGATAAAAAACAAAGTCCGCAGCTTGCGGACCAAGAGAGGATTTAGCCAAATATAATTTTCCAGAGACTATCGGAGGCGCACCACCAAGCGGCGATCAGGTTCTTGTCCTCGGCTTTCGGTGGCTAGGTCTTCAGCATCTTTCAAAAAGGTGTGAATTTGGCGACGTTCAGCCGAAGAAAGGGATTTCATTTCCACTTCTTGACCGGTTTGACGCACTTGATCAGCCACTCGTTTAGCCCAGGCCAAAAGTTCAGCTTGTCGTTTAAGACGGTAGCCATTAATTTCAACGGTAAAGGCTTGTTGTTCTTCGGACTCTGTACCCAAATTGAGTATAGTATTGGCTAAGTATTGAATGGCATCTATACCTTCTCCTCGATACCCGACTAAAAGTTCAGTTTGTTCAGGACTCAGTTGGGTATGATCTACAATTAGCCAACAAGAACTCGGTTGAGAGCTTTCGATAATATCTTCTCCAACTTTAACTTCCGTTGAGATGCCCATTAGTTCTAGTAAGGTTTCTAACCATTCTTTTCCTCTTTCAATTTGCTGATCCCTCATTCTGTGTTATCCCGATGTTTTCTCTTTCTTCTTTGAACGTTTTTCAAAGGGCAGTGCTTCTCGTCCTTTTTCGGTTTTTTCTTGCTGCTCAACTAATTTTTGGAGATTTTCTGGTAAAGGTTCCCGCATTAAAATGACGGTTTGAATCGTCTGGAAAATGTTAGCTACCACAATATACATTAATACCCCAGCCGGTAACGGGAAGAAGAGGAACATAGCACTGAAAATAACCGGGGTGATTTTATTAACGGCCTGTTGTTGTTGCTGTGCATTAGAGGCTCCAGTTTGAGAACCGGATAATTCCTGGTTGATATAAATGCTTATACCAAAAAACAGAACCATTCCAAGGATATCCCAATTGATGGAGCCATCATCGTTGACAGCGCCCACTCTTCCCAAAGCTTCAATAAAGAGGAAACCGGTATTAGCCGCAATGCCTGGGATAGTAGCCTGAATGGTGGCATCTCCGGCTGCTAAGGCTGTAATTGTTCCATCTTCGTTTACTTGTAACCGTTCTGCGCCTTTAGTAACTGTATACTTGGGCTTCAGTTGGGTTTCTGGGGCATCAGTGGCTAATTGAGCTAATGCTTTGCCTTCAGGGGTTTGAAGCTCCACCCTTGTTGTGTCACCAACTCCTAACTTATTTCCCCCAGGCAAGAGGGCAGCAATAGGATAATGAACACCATCGCTGATGTAAATATTTTGGGGTTTGGTGGCAAAGGTTTGAGGTTCAATGCGTTCAATCTGCTCGCGGGGCAGGATCTGTACGTCCACTGTGTAGTTGATATCCGAGAACGGCGATCCCCGTAAAGTAGCAAACAGAGCAAACAGAATAGGCATTTGCAGCAGCAGGGGTAAACAACCGGCTAAGGGGTTGCCGAACTCCTGCATGATCTTCGACATTTCCTCTTGTTGTTTTTGAGGATCGTTTTTATAACGTTTTTGGATTTCTTCTTGCCGTTCTTTCATCAAAGGCTGAGTAATCCGCATTTTTCTCATATTGCGGATTTGTCCAGCGCTGAGAGGATATAAGGCAAAACGAATTACTAAGGTTAAGGCAATAATCGCAAAACCATAGCTAGGCACAATCCTGTAGAAAAAGTCCAGGATCGGCAACATGATATTTGTAGAAATAAATCCGACACCAAAGTCCATTCGTTTAAAGTTTAGAGTTTGCTTATTTATTGGGTTTTCTGTTGTCTAATTTATCTAAAATTTATGCCTTGTTGATGGGTAAAGTAACCCAGAAAACTTTGACTAGGCTTTAATTGCTTCTACAGATTTACCGGTTTTATCGGCAGCTTTTTGGGCCATATAGTCAGAAATTTCTCGGAATTTTGGCATAGCACGCAATTCTAGACGACTTCTATTTTTGAGTGTAATCACAATATCTCCCCATAGGCCAATGCCTCTAGGGACTGTGACAATTTTCACAATATCAGTGTAGATAATGTCCGTGCGATCACGTCCCATCCATCCCCCTGTGACTGAAACTCGACGATCAGTAATACGATAGCGCAACCAAATAGCACGAACAATTGCTCCGACGGTCAAAGGTAAACAAATAACCGTGAATCCCAGTAAAATATTGATGATCAGATCGCCAATGTGAGGACCGCCTTCATAAAAAGTATTCTCTTTAATGCCCATGGATTATCTCGGCTTTAATTAACAACTGCTTTAATTCTCGCAAAAAATGTTCGTATTTGCACTCGAGTGATCCGGCACGGACCACGATAACTACCTTCCAACCAGGAGCAATTTCAGGGAGAAGTTGACGAATAGCTTTGCGAATGAGCCGTTTAAGACGATTTCGCCCCACAGCTTTTTTGCTGACTTTTTGACTGACAGAGATTCCAAAACAACTGGGTTGACTCCCTATGGAGTTTTCAAGGTACGCCTCAAACAGGGTTCTGATAATTAGATGAGGGCTAGAGTAGCGCCCCCCCTGTTTATAGACTTTTTGAAAGTCTTGTCGGCGTTTGAGTCGATGTTCTTGAGGTAATCCCAAATCAACAGCTATCCGTTTTTTGCTACGAGTATACTACTTAACCTTCGGATACACTCAATTTATGACGGCCTTTTTGTCTTCTAGCTTGAATGACTTTGCGGCCATTTATGGTTTTCATCCTAGCTCTAAAACCTGAGACTCTTCTACGTTTACGGCTAGTTCCTTCTAATGTACGTTTCGTCACGACCTTCTAACCTCCTATCTCATAAACTATACTGCGCCTAGACATTAAAAGACACAATCGTTAATTATAACAGTTTTTGATAAGTCATCAGTCATTAGTTATTAGTCATTAGTCGTTAGTCCTTGGTGAGATTAGTAATGATGATTAGTGCAAGAGGTCTATTAGTTGCTCGCTGTTCCCTGTCAGGCAAAAGATAGCCTGTGCCTAGTGCTTGGCGGCCGCCGTGTTCCCTAATCACTAATGACTAATGACTAATGACTTAATGTCACAATAAAGATAGGTACTTATTAAATTGACTGATTGGTAATCTTATGTCAGACACCCCTCAACATCTTAGCGGAAGCGAGATCCGCTCTTATTTTCTAGATTTCTATGCTAAAAAAGAACATCAAATTTTACCGAGTGCGTCTCTAGTCCCCGAAGATCCCACCGTACTGCTAACGATCGCGGGAATGCTCCCATTTAAACCGATTTTTCTCGGACAGCAAAAATCTGACTATCCTCGCGCCACCACTTCCCAAAAGTGTATCCGCACC is from Gloeothece verrucosa PCC 7822 and encodes:
- the fmt gene encoding methionyl-tRNA formyltransferase: MRVVFFGTPEFAVPSLERLLQHADLEVIAVVTQPDKPQGRGKQLLPSPVKKLALDHNLPIWQPKRVKKSQATLTKLRETEADAFAVVAYGQILSPEILQMPKLACINVHGSILPQYRGAAPIQWSVYHGDTQTGITTMLMDEGMDTGAMLLKAYTPIGLLDNAVEVGVKLAQIGADLLVETLLKLAKGELEPEAQNSQAATYAPPIQKTDYFIDWTRQARQIHHQIRGFYPNCLTTFREQPLKILATAPLGEAYWSQLPPALQKLQAQWASLSSLAGSPGEVVSIIKKFGPVVQTGEGLLLLLQVQLAGKRPQSGQDFVNGTRLSVGEKLLTVF
- a CDS encoding energy-coupling factor transporter transmembrane component T family protein, with protein sequence MDLLRSLPIGLYLEKPVTWLHKLDPRVKLAWLMSFLAAPLLANPEWRLVLVGILLLLTAFAAIPTRVWRQQMGWLLALSILVFIITTLTPDGLATSSQPRFPSADLNLPQPTSYHYVVAHYVLLDKFTFTITRRSLELGIRVSTLIFTLIYSTNLYLLTTAPEEITAGLDELMSPLRRFKIPVTEIVLTLTLSLRFIPLVLEEVQNLARSIRTRAINWQKLGIKRSLQVWLMVVERLLDNLLMRAEQISIAMDIRGFTSANEHRVEWHLLRLGRGDWIAMGILMLFWWGRLTWGNGN
- a CDS encoding 2'-5' RNA ligase family protein → MKPGTQLFFIALLPPDEVQQAANEIKHHFAEVYHSRAAFKSPPHITLQPPFEWATDNLTVLSEHLSEFAQNHAPIPLVLDGFAAFKPRVIFINVLKTPELLALQKNLSDYLESSLNIVHLPSKNRPFSPHLTVAYKDLTKANFYKAWPEFAERSLHFEFTVPQITLLIHQEKKWQIKQEFSLVISH
- the der gene encoding ribosome biogenesis GTPase Der; the encoded protein is MPLPIVAIIGRPNVGKSTLVNRLAGDQQAIVHDEPGITRDRTYRPAFWQDRDFQVVDTGGLVFDDDTEFLPLIREQAMAALTEANAAIFVVDGQSGPTAGDQEIADWLRSQSVPVLLAVNKCESVEQGIIQASQFWELGLGEPYPISAIHGNGTGDLLDQLITYLPLSGEVPENDEIKVAIVGRPNVGKSSLLNAFTGQQRAIVSPISGTTRDTIDTIIERNGQHYRLIDTAGIRRKKNVEYGAEFFGINRAFKAIRRSDVVLFVVDALDGITDQDLKLAGRIIDEGRATILVVNKWDAVEKDSYTIYEYQKILGSRLYFMDWAEMIFVSALTGQRVEKILDLVDQAAESHRRRVSTAVINEVIQEAVSWHTPPTSRQGKQGKIYYGTQVKSQPPTITLFVNDPQRFNENYRRYIEHQFRQQLGFKGTPIRLIWRGKSAREVERTGNRATRV
- the asnS gene encoding asparagine--tRNA ligase, coding for METRRIAEILKQAQPDETVTIGGWVRTKRELKGFAFMEVNDGSSMANLQVVLDPQVPSYDSLLQQINTGASVVVTGTLVPSPGKGQRIELKATSVTLYGEADPETYPLQKKRHSFEFLRTIAHLRGRTNTLGAVMRVRNACANAIHRFFQERGFLWVHTPIITANDCEGAGELFTVTNLDLKKLPRNEQQGIDFSQDFFGKRAYLTVSGQLEAEIMALAFQNVYTFGPTFRAENSNTSRHLAEFWMVEPEMAFCDLDGDQDLAEAFLKYIFKSVLDSCLEDMEFFNQRIDNTVLETAENIINNEFGRITYTEAIELLEKADRKFEYPVEWGIDLQSEHERYLAEELFKKPLIVTNYPKDIKAFYMRLNDDNKTVAAMDVLAPKIGEIIGGSQREERLNVLEERIKQMGMLPEDLWWYLDLRRFGTVPHAGFGLGFERVVQFMTGMGNIRDVIPFPRTPLSADF
- a CDS encoding YciI family protein — encoded protein: MPWFVKIERGIVEKKTFDQYVPAHKAYVKNLIDKGHKAKTGYWGELGGGMLLFEANSLEEAQKIVKHDPLIENKCVEYEIHEWRIVVE
- a CDS encoding THUMP domain-containing class I SAM-dependent RNA methyltransferase; translated protein: MIYNYFATVAPSLEMIALQELEQLGAKEIMPEVSGIRFQGDKKLLYRVNLWARTIFRVLLPIAEVKSFNAEQLYKSVKKIDWENYLQPEQTLAIHCTGSNQHLNHSHFTALQIKNAIIDQQREKFGKRSSVDVQQPDLLINAHIYQNNCILSLDSSGESLHRRGYRAAMGLAPLKETLAAAMLELAQWTPQLALFDPLCGSGTLPLEAALKALNIAPGLFRQRFGFQSWLDFDQALWQDLLREAKESRTSILSAPIIGSDRCAQVIQQAYSNAQACGVSDQVQFIQRELSEVEAPASEGIIICNPPYGKRVGNPQELGSLYKQLGDIFKQRFKGWTAYLLTGNKELSKQVGLKTSRRIPLDNGGLPCTLLKYELY